One genomic region from Marinobacter szutsaonensis encodes:
- the urtE gene encoding urea ABC transporter ATP-binding subunit UrtE: MLKINQLNHYYGESHTLWDLELDVPQGECTCVMGRNGVGKTTLMKCIMGEETAKSGSIEFAQDVELTKKKIEDRSRLGIGYVPQGRQIFPLLTVEENLRTGLAVRADGSKKIPERVYELFPVLKEMRHRRGGDLSGGQQQQLAIGRALVIEPRLLILDEPGEGIQPNIVAQIGEVIRRLIEEDGLTVLLVEQKLPFAKKYADRFAIVDRGRRVAEDEIASLTDALIKKYLTV, translated from the coding sequence ATGCTCAAGATCAACCAACTCAACCACTACTACGGCGAAAGCCACACCCTCTGGGACCTGGAGCTGGACGTGCCCCAGGGCGAGTGCACCTGCGTGATGGGTCGCAACGGCGTGGGCAAGACCACCCTGATGAAATGCATCATGGGCGAGGAAACCGCCAAGAGTGGTTCCATCGAATTCGCGCAGGATGTAGAGCTCACGAAAAAGAAAATCGAAGATCGCTCAAGACTGGGCATCGGCTACGTGCCCCAGGGCCGGCAGATCTTTCCGCTGCTGACGGTGGAGGAAAACCTGCGCACCGGGCTGGCGGTGCGGGCCGATGGCAGCAAGAAGATCCCCGAGCGGGTGTACGAGCTGTTTCCGGTGCTGAAGGAAATGCGGCATCGGCGAGGGGGCGACCTGTCCGGTGGGCAGCAACAGCAGCTGGCGATTGGCAGGGCGTTGGTGATTGAGCCCAGGCTGCTGATTCTGGATGAGCCGGGGGAGGGGATTCAGCCGAATATTGTGGCGCAGATTGGGGAAGTGATTCGTAGGCTGATTGAAGAAGATGGGCTGACGGTATTGTTGGTGGAGCAGAAGTTGCCGTTTGCGAAGAAGTACGCGGATCGGTTTGCGATTGTTGATCGTGGGCGCCGAGTTGCGGAAGACGAGATTGCGAGCCTGACGGATGCGCTG
- the urtD gene encoding urea ABC transporter ATP-binding protein UrtD, which yields MSIFEQLTDREHVFEFLAPVQSPVDVRHGPILYLEDVSVSFDGFRAINNLNLTIDDGELRCIIGPNGAGKTTMMDIITGKTRPDTGSVWFGSRHNLLTMNEPDIATLGIGRKFQKPTVFEALTVFENLELAMAADKRIFPTLTAIMKAEYRDRIDEVLELIGLRDLRDRPAGILSHGQKQWLEIGMLLMQKPRLLLVDEPVAGMTEQEMERTAELLTSLAGKQSVVVVEHDMGFVRSIARQVTVLHQGSVLAEGTMDQVSNDPEVIKVYLGEDA from the coding sequence ATGAGCATCTTCGAGCAACTGACCGACCGCGAGCACGTGTTCGAATTCCTGGCGCCGGTGCAGTCCCCGGTGGACGTGCGCCACGGCCCGATCCTGTACCTGGAAGACGTGAGCGTGAGCTTTGACGGCTTCAGGGCCATCAACAACCTCAACCTCACCATCGACGACGGCGAGCTGCGCTGCATCATCGGCCCCAACGGCGCGGGCAAGACCACCATGATGGACATCATCACCGGCAAGACCCGCCCGGACACCGGCTCGGTGTGGTTCGGCAGCCGCCACAACCTGCTCACCATGAACGAGCCGGACATCGCCACCCTCGGCATCGGCCGCAAGTTCCAGAAACCCACCGTGTTCGAAGCGCTCACCGTGTTCGAGAACCTGGAACTGGCCATGGCGGCGGACAAGCGCATCTTCCCGACGCTCACCGCCATCATGAAAGCCGAGTACCGGGACCGCATCGACGAAGTGCTCGAACTCATCGGCCTCAGGGACCTGCGCGACCGCCCCGCCGGCATCCTCTCCCACGGCCAGAAACAGTGGCTGGAGATCGGCATGCTGCTGATGCAGAAGCCCCGCCTGCTGCTGGTGGACGAACCCGTGGCCGGCATGACCGAACAGGAAATGGAGCGCACCGCCGAACTGCTCACCAGCCTCGCGGGCAAGCAGTCCGTTGTGGTGGTGGAACACGACATGGGCTTCGTGCGCTCCATCGCTCGCCAGGTTACCGTGCTGCACCAGGGCAGCGTGCTGGCCGAAGGCACCATGGACCAGGTCTCCAACGACCCGGAAGTGATCAAGGTTTACCTCGGGGAAGACGCCTGA
- the urtC gene encoding urea ABC transporter permease subunit UrtC, with protein sequence MWFTRPLQERSTQVFLGVLFAALVVVSALHLFMPQDSALYVSSYTVTLLGKYLCYALLAVAVDLVWGYLGILSLGHGAFFALGGYAMGMYLMRQIGDRGTYGDPILPDFMVFLNWQELPWYWHGFDMAWFAFIMVLLAPGLLALVFGFLAFRSRVTGVYLSIITQALTFALMLAFFRNEMGFGGNNGLTDFKDILGFDLRTDATRLGLFIATGIALAIGYVICRGIVTSKLGRVSVACRDAEARTRFLGYRVERVQLFVFVVSAMLAGVAGALYVPQVGIINPSEFSPLFSIEIVVWVALGGRATLYGAVIGAILVNYAKTVFTGIMPDAWLFALGGLFVLVTVFLPKGIAGLLQKRRKAETAEPTNAQEATA encoded by the coding sequence ATGTGGTTCACAAGACCCTTGCAGGAACGATCCACTCAAGTTTTTCTGGGCGTGCTCTTCGCCGCCCTGGTTGTGGTCAGCGCGCTGCACCTGTTCATGCCGCAGGACAGCGCCCTGTACGTCAGCTCCTACACCGTCACCCTGCTGGGTAAGTACCTGTGCTACGCGCTGCTGGCAGTGGCGGTGGACCTGGTGTGGGGCTACCTCGGCATCCTCAGCCTCGGCCACGGCGCCTTCTTCGCCCTCGGCGGCTACGCCATGGGCATGTACCTGATGCGCCAGATCGGCGATCGCGGCACCTACGGCGACCCGATCCTGCCGGACTTCATGGTGTTCCTGAACTGGCAGGAGCTGCCCTGGTACTGGCACGGCTTCGACATGGCCTGGTTCGCGTTCATCATGGTACTGCTGGCCCCGGGCCTGCTGGCGCTGGTATTCGGCTTCCTGGCCTTCCGCTCCCGGGTGACCGGGGTGTACCTCTCCATCATCACCCAGGCGCTCACCTTCGCCCTGATGCTGGCCTTCTTCCGCAACGAGATGGGCTTTGGCGGCAACAACGGCCTGACCGACTTCAAGGACATTCTCGGCTTTGACTTGCGCACCGACGCCACCCGCCTCGGGCTGTTCATCGCCACCGGCATCGCCCTGGCCATCGGCTACGTGATCTGCCGCGGCATCGTCACCAGCAAGCTCGGCCGCGTGAGCGTGGCCTGCCGGGACGCCGAGGCCCGTACCCGCTTCCTGGGCTATCGGGTGGAACGGGTGCAGCTGTTCGTGTTCGTGGTCTCCGCCATGCTGGCGGGCGTGGCCGGCGCGCTCTACGTGCCCCAGGTGGGCATCATCAACCCGAGCGAATTCTCGCCACTGTTCTCTATCGAAATCGTGGTGTGGGTGGCCCTCGGTGGCCGCGCGACCCTGTATGGCGCGGTGATCGGTGCCATCCTGGTGAACTACGCCAAGACCGTGTTCACCGGCATCATGCCGGACGCCTGGCTGTTCGCCCTCGGCGGCCTGTTCGTACTGGTGACCGTGTTCCTGCCCAAGGGCATCGCCGGCCTGCTGCAGAAACGCCGGAAAGCGGAAACCGCTGAACCCACCAACGCACAGGAGGCCACGGCATGA
- the urtB gene encoding urea ABC transporter permease subunit UrtB, with amino-acid sequence MGITGSLSRLLLVGLLLWPAMATAQVDDPEAQQLLTALAESSFAEKKAVVNRIAGSGDERARTWLEAFAANKLARIESTGQFVIVLSNRGRDWDVESATTGESLGEVSRRDIDTIRVNNSLRNELESILSVIDLKSPDENSRLTAARALRGSVDDGLAQQLPDLIEAETASDVQLALTEALAIYQVEEQGDKSAVAVLSGSLNSEARAALQNAARSDDPALAAAANKALESIEQKLKFNRAAETLYFGLSLGSVLVLAAIGLAITFGVMGVINMAHGELIMLGAYTTWGMQQLLPGQPGLALILSIPAGFLVAALAGIAIERTVIQHLKGRPLETLLATFGVSLILQQLVRTVISPLNRTVITPDWMSGSVMINEALSLTLNRMYVIGFALVVFAGLMLIMRKTRLGLEVRAVTQNRAMARSMGIKATKVDILTFGLGSGVAGLAGVALSQITNVGPNLGQNYIIDSFMVVVFGGVGNLWGTLLAGLSLGTINQLLEPWAGAVLAKILVLVFIILFIQKRPRGLFPQKGRAAEG; translated from the coding sequence ATGGGCATCACCGGATCGCTCAGCCGCCTTCTGCTTGTCGGCCTGCTGCTCTGGCCCGCCATGGCCACCGCCCAGGTTGACGACCCGGAAGCGCAACAACTGCTCACCGCCCTGGCGGAATCCTCCTTCGCGGAAAAGAAAGCCGTGGTCAACCGCATCGCCGGCTCCGGCGACGAACGGGCCCGCACCTGGCTGGAAGCCTTCGCCGCCAACAAGCTCGCCCGTATCGAATCCACCGGCCAGTTCGTGATTGTGCTCTCCAACCGGGGCCGCGACTGGGACGTGGAAAGCGCCACCACCGGCGAGAGCCTGGGCGAAGTCTCCCGGCGGGACATCGACACCATCCGCGTGAACAACAGCCTGCGCAACGAGCTGGAAAGCATCCTTTCCGTCATTGACCTGAAAAGCCCCGACGAGAACAGCCGCCTGACCGCGGCCCGTGCCCTGAGGGGCAGCGTGGACGACGGCCTGGCCCAACAGTTACCGGACCTGATCGAGGCAGAAACCGCCTCCGACGTCCAGCTGGCGCTCACCGAAGCGCTGGCCATCTACCAGGTGGAAGAGCAGGGCGACAAGAGCGCCGTGGCTGTGCTCTCCGGCAGCCTCAATTCCGAAGCCCGCGCGGCCCTGCAGAACGCCGCCCGCAGCGACGACCCGGCCCTGGCGGCCGCCGCCAACAAGGCCCTGGAAAGCATCGAACAGAAACTCAAATTCAACCGTGCCGCCGAGACCCTCTACTTCGGGCTCTCGCTGGGCTCGGTACTGGTGCTGGCGGCCATCGGCCTGGCCATCACCTTCGGCGTGATGGGCGTGATCAACATGGCCCATGGTGAGCTGATCATGCTCGGCGCCTACACCACCTGGGGCATGCAGCAGCTGCTGCCGGGCCAGCCGGGCCTGGCGCTGATCCTGTCCATCCCCGCCGGTTTCCTGGTGGCGGCGCTGGCGGGCATCGCCATCGAGCGCACCGTGATCCAGCACCTCAAGGGCCGCCCGCTGGAAACCCTGCTGGCCACTTTCGGCGTGAGTCTGATCCTGCAGCAGCTGGTGCGTACGGTGATCTCGCCCCTGAACCGCACCGTGATCACCCCGGACTGGATGAGCGGTTCGGTGATGATCAACGAGGCGCTGTCCCTCACGCTCAACCGCATGTACGTGATCGGCTTCGCCCTGGTGGTGTTCGCCGGACTGATGCTGATCATGCGCAAGACCCGCCTGGGGCTGGAAGTGCGTGCCGTCACCCAGAACCGCGCCATGGCCCGCTCCATGGGCATCAAGGCCACCAAGGTGGACATCCTCACCTTCGGCCTCGGCTCCGGCGTGGCTGGGCTGGCCGGTGTCGCGCTCTCCCAGATCACCAACGTGGGCCCGAACCTGGGCCAGAACTACATCATCGACTCGTTCATGGTGGTGGTGTTCGGCGGCGTGGGTAACCTCTGGGGCACCCTGCTGGCGGGCCTGTCCCTCGGCACCATCAACCAGCTGCTGGAACCCTGGGCGGGCGCTGTGCTGGCCAAGATCCTGGTGCTGGTCTTCATCATCCTGTTCATCCAGAAACGGCCCCGGGGACTCTTTCCCCAGAAAGGCCGCGCGGCGGAGGGTTAA
- the urtA gene encoding urea ABC transporter substrate-binding protein, whose translation MSIKKHVKLGLSALALSVSLNSVAAEDPIKVGILHSLSGTMAISESTLKDTMLMLIEKQNAEGGILGRQLEPVVVDPASNWPLFAEKARELLAKEKVDVIFGNWTSVSRKSVLPVVEELNGLLFYPVQYEGEESSENVFYTGAAPNQQAIPAVDYLMNEIGVERWVLAGTDYVYPRTTNKILETYLKDAGVSADDIMINYTPFGHSNWQSIVSDIKKFGSAGKKTAVVSTINGDANVPFYRELANQGIDAADIPVVAFSVGEQELSGIDTGPLVGHLAAWNYFMSVDSDANYDFIDAWVEHTGKEDAVTNDPMEAHYIGFNMYVEAVKKAGTTDVEAVKDAIIGVAVPNLTGGYATMMPNHHITKPVLIGEIQDNGQFSVVWETPSTVAGDAWSDFLPGSKDLISDWRKPMKCGNFNVVTGSCGGKAEVASN comes from the coding sequence ATGAGCATCAAAAAACACGTGAAGCTGGGTCTCTCCGCATTGGCCCTTTCTGTCTCCCTCAATTCGGTAGCCGCCGAGGACCCGATCAAGGTCGGTATCCTGCACTCCCTCTCCGGCACCATGGCCATCAGTGAGTCGACCCTCAAGGACACCATGCTGATGCTGATCGAAAAGCAGAACGCCGAAGGTGGCATCCTGGGTCGCCAGCTCGAGCCGGTGGTGGTGGACCCCGCCTCCAACTGGCCGCTGTTTGCCGAGAAGGCCCGCGAGCTGCTGGCCAAGGAAAAGGTCGACGTGATCTTCGGCAACTGGACGTCGGTGTCCCGCAAGTCCGTACTGCCGGTGGTGGAAGAACTGAACGGCCTGCTGTTCTACCCGGTGCAGTACGAGGGTGAGGAATCCTCCGAGAACGTCTTCTACACCGGCGCCGCGCCCAACCAGCAGGCGATCCCGGCGGTGGATTACCTGATGAACGAGATCGGCGTTGAGCGCTGGGTGCTGGCGGGCACTGACTACGTCTACCCGCGCACCACCAACAAGATCCTCGAGACCTACCTCAAGGATGCCGGTGTCTCCGCCGATGACATCATGATCAACTACACCCCGTTCGGGCACTCCAACTGGCAGTCCATCGTCTCCGACATCAAGAAGTTCGGCAGCGCCGGCAAGAAGACCGCCGTGGTCTCCACCATCAACGGTGACGCCAACGTGCCGTTCTACCGCGAGCTGGCCAACCAGGGCATCGACGCCGCCGACATCCCGGTCGTGGCCTTCTCCGTGGGTGAGCAGGAACTCTCCGGCATCGACACCGGCCCGCTGGTCGGCCACCTGGCCGCCTGGAACTACTTCATGAGCGTGGACAGCGACGCCAACTACGACTTCATCGACGCCTGGGTTGAGCACACCGGCAAGGAAGACGCCGTCACCAACGACCCGATGGAAGCCCACTACATCGGCTTCAACATGTACGTGGAAGCGGTCAAGAAAGCCGGCACCACCGACGTGGAAGCGGTGAAGGACGCCATCATCGGTGTGGCCGTACCGAACCTGACCGGCGGCTACGCCACCATGATGCCGAACCACCACATCACCAAGCCGGTGCTGATCGGCGAGATCCAGGACAACGGCCAGTTCTCCGTGGTCTGGGAGACCCCGTCCACCGTGGCCGGCGATGCCTGGTCTGACTTCCTGCCGGGTTCCAAGGACCTGATCAGTGACTGGCGCAAGCCCATGAAGTGCGGCAACTTCAACGTGGTCACCGGCAGCTGCGGTGGCAAAGCCGAAGTTGCCTCCAACTAA
- the atzF gene encoding allophanate hydrolase produces the protein MPATRGWTIKDWQNAYKEGDEPEALIGSLLDRLDSKDTAWISRLDDDGFAQAMAELADRLEMVDGDLSQLPFYGIPFAVKDNIDAVGFETTAACPAFAYTPDEDAVVVARLKAAGAVLIGKTNLDQFATGLVGTRSPYGAVPNAFNREVVSGGSSSGSASVVARGLVPFALGTDTAGSGRVPAGLNNLVGLKPTKGMFSIKGVVPACRSIDCVSIFALTVNDASVVSGAMAGFEPTDAFSRSAPAALPMEAAAIRRPGPIHRIAIPAHPQFFGDQQAEAAWNTAISQWRQQDVEIVARDFGPMMELAALLYEGPWVAERHAAVESFMAEHEAEMNEVVAGIIRNADKFSATDTFNAIYRKEELIREIDGLLWNIDALLVPTAPTAPTIEAVNSDPVTLNSQLGTYTNFVNFADFSALAVPAGFRDDGVPFGVTLISGAWKDKELQTLASQWLNAHPTALGAVDKPRPREVVTHQQAVPTIQVAVVGAHLSGMPLNTQLAERHATLLEQTTTSANYRLYALPNTTPPKPGLKRVAADGAEIIVEVWEMAASEFGSFVDLIPAPLGIGNVELADGRWVNGFVCEGYGFEGARDVTEFGGWRAFVAGKDGVR, from the coding sequence ATGCCTGCAACCCGTGGATGGACAATCAAAGACTGGCAGAACGCCTATAAAGAGGGGGACGAACCGGAAGCGCTGATCGGCTCGCTCCTGGACCGACTGGATAGCAAGGACACCGCCTGGATTTCCCGGCTGGATGATGACGGCTTTGCGCAGGCCATGGCCGAACTGGCTGACCGGCTGGAAATGGTCGACGGCGATCTCAGCCAGTTACCGTTTTACGGCATTCCCTTCGCGGTGAAGGACAACATCGATGCGGTCGGCTTTGAAACCACTGCCGCCTGCCCGGCTTTCGCCTATACCCCGGATGAAGACGCGGTCGTTGTCGCCAGACTAAAAGCCGCCGGCGCGGTGCTGATCGGCAAGACCAATCTGGACCAGTTCGCCACTGGCCTGGTGGGCACCCGTTCACCGTATGGTGCGGTGCCCAATGCCTTTAACCGGGAAGTGGTGAGCGGGGGGTCCAGCTCCGGCTCGGCCTCTGTGGTGGCCCGGGGCCTGGTGCCGTTTGCCCTGGGCACGGATACCGCCGGCTCCGGTCGCGTGCCCGCCGGCCTCAACAATCTGGTGGGCCTGAAACCCACCAAGGGGATGTTCAGCATCAAGGGCGTGGTGCCCGCGTGCCGCTCCATCGATTGCGTTTCCATTTTTGCGCTGACGGTGAACGATGCCTCGGTGGTGTCCGGGGCCATGGCCGGCTTCGAGCCCACCGACGCGTTCTCCCGCAGCGCACCTGCCGCGTTGCCAATGGAGGCCGCCGCGATCCGGCGCCCGGGACCCATTCACCGCATCGCCATTCCCGCGCACCCGCAGTTCTTCGGGGACCAGCAGGCCGAGGCCGCCTGGAATACCGCCATCAGCCAGTGGCGGCAGCAGGATGTGGAGATCGTGGCCCGGGATTTCGGGCCCATGATGGAACTGGCTGCCCTGCTCTATGAAGGCCCCTGGGTGGCCGAGCGCCATGCCGCGGTGGAGTCGTTCATGGCGGAGCACGAGGCCGAGATGAACGAGGTGGTCGCGGGCATTATCCGGAACGCCGACAAGTTCAGCGCCACCGACACCTTCAACGCCATCTACCGCAAGGAAGAGCTGATCCGGGAAATCGACGGACTGCTCTGGAACATCGATGCCCTGCTGGTACCCACGGCCCCGACCGCCCCGACCATCGAGGCCGTGAACTCCGACCCGGTGACCCTGAACAGCCAGCTGGGCACCTACACCAACTTCGTCAACTTCGCCGATTTCAGCGCCCTGGCCGTGCCGGCCGGGTTCCGGGATGACGGCGTGCCTTTCGGCGTCACCCTCATCAGCGGTGCCTGGAAGGACAAGGAACTGCAGACCCTGGCCAGCCAGTGGCTCAATGCCCATCCCACCGCGCTGGGTGCAGTAGATAAGCCACGCCCCAGGGAAGTGGTTACTCACCAACAAGCCGTGCCGACGATCCAGGTAGCCGTGGTAGGTGCCCACCTCTCCGGCATGCCCCTGAACACCCAACTGGCGGAAAGACACGCCACCCTCCTGGAGCAGACCACTACCTCGGCCAACTACCGCCTCTATGCCCTGCCCAACACCACACCACCCAAGCCCGGCCTGAAGCGGGTGGCGGCCGACGGGGCCGAGATCATTGTGGAGGTTTGGGAAATGGCGGCTTCCGAGTTTGGTTCCTTTGTGGACCTGATTCCGGCGCCGCTGGGCATCGGCAACGTCGAGCTGGCCGACGGGCGCTGGGTGAACGGGTTTGTTTGTGAGGGGTATGGGTTTGAGGGGGCCCGCGACGTCACCGAATTTGGAGGGTGGCGGGCGTTTGTGGCCGGTAAAGATGGGGTCAGATGA